A window from Spirochaetota bacterium encodes these proteins:
- a CDS encoding two pore domain potassium channel family protein gives MMKINIWNIINNPRNIYYIIGIYILAAIIFSFIYWFLLPQFEGAPSLKHNACVQSALPVTDYFGSFYFSITSQTTVGYGDIIPATYGARIVSGAQAFFGYFYLAFSISIFTCKALVKSTTFKSFFLEHGKDIVMH, from the coding sequence ATGATGAAAATTAACATATGGAATATTATTAACAATCCGAGGAATATTTATTATATAATTGGCATCTATATTCTGGCCGCTATAATTTTTTCTTTCATCTATTGGTTTCTGCTCCCGCAATTCGAAGGAGCGCCCTCTCTGAAGCATAATGCCTGCGTTCAATCGGCGCTGCCGGTGACCGATTATTTTGGTTCTTTCTATTTCAGCATAACATCACAAACCACGGTCGGATACGGCGACATCATCCCGGCGACCTACGGGGCGCGGATCGTCAGCGGGGCCCAGGCTTTTTTCGGCTATTTTTATCTTGCCTTCAGCATTTCAATCTTTACATGCAAAGCCCTTGTCAAATCCACGACGTTTAAATCGTTTTTTCTTGAGCATGGAAAGGATATCGTGATGCATTAA
- a CDS encoding universal stress protein, with protein sequence MLATDLSSRSDRAQDRAVSLAKQHDCELIVLHVLESPSENNSVRRIPFLPFLDYNRIAIEKARKRILDDMKDVNARVTVLIQEGEPGEVIMGVADDMNCGLVVTGVARNEVLGRFTPGKTVDRLIRKSKTSLLIVTERFRGPYGRIAVAADLSPASRDALEAAASFFPGRTLALVYAFSAPRSSAVDNVDDYRERMRQVARRDLTNFIAAVDLNADQRARINMIIKYGNESKVLKDFVRLSDAELVVMGSPLQGLLSRLFFGGHAKRLVSSVSCDALVVRSRHS encoded by the coding sequence TTGCTTGCAACGGACCTCAGTTCCCGCAGCGACCGTGCCCAGGACCGCGCCGTGTCGCTGGCGAAACAGCATGATTGCGAGCTCATCGTGCTGCACGTCCTTGAGTCGCCCAGCGAGAACAACAGCGTCAGGCGGATTCCTTTCCTGCCCTTCCTCGATTACAACAGGATTGCCATCGAGAAGGCGAGGAAAAGAATCCTTGACGACATGAAAGACGTGAATGCCAGGGTCACCGTTTTGATCCAGGAGGGCGAGCCTGGCGAGGTAATCATGGGCGTCGCGGACGATATGAACTGCGGACTCGTCGTCACCGGCGTCGCGCGCAATGAGGTCCTCGGGCGTTTCACGCCGGGTAAAACCGTCGATCGGCTAATCCGAAAATCGAAAACCTCTTTGCTCATCGTTACCGAGCGATTCAGGGGCCCCTACGGCAGGATCGCCGTAGCCGCGGACCTGTCGCCTGCGTCGAGGGACGCCCTGGAAGCCGCCGCGTCATTTTTTCCCGGCCGGACGCTGGCCCTCGTGTATGCCTTTTCCGCGCCGAGATCCTCGGCTGTTGATAATGTCGATGACTACCGGGAGCGGATGAGGCAGGTGGCCCGCCGGGATCTGACGAACTTCATCGCCGCGGTTGACCTGAATGCGGATCAGCGGGCGCGCATCAACATGATAATCAAATACGGCAACGAGTCGAAGGTTTTGAAGGATTTCGTCCGATTATCCGATGCGGAACTTGTCGTCATGGGCTCTCCGCTGCAGGGTCTGCTCTCTCGATTGTTTTTCGGGGGCCATGCGAAGCGGCTTGTTTCATCCGTTTCGTGCGACGCTCTCGTGGTTCGCAGCCGTCATTCGTGA